GGTGAGGAAGCCGATGTCGATATCCGAATGCGGCGCCATCTCGCCGCGGCCATAACCGCCGACCGCGATCAGCGTGAGCCGTTCCGAGGCGGTCGCATTGTTGACCGGATAAAGCCGGGTGACGGTGAAATCGTAGAGCAGCCGCAGCAGCTGGTCGGTCAGGAACGCCTGGGCGGCAGCTGCCTCGAGTCCGCGCGAAGGGTGTTCGACCAGCCGGCGCGCGATCTCCGCACGCCCGGCGTCGAGCGCCGCCTTGAGCTGCATCGCGGCGGCGCGGCGCAGCGCGACCTTGTCGTCGCCCTTCAGCGCGGCGAGCGTGTCGGCAAGGGCGCGGCGATCGATGATCGCGCGGCGCTGGGGTAAGGAGTCGAAGCGGCCGGTCATGCGGATCAGATAGTGGGTTCCGCGGCTTGCGTCACGAGCGATAGTTTGGGCACATGATACGGGGTGATCCCGCGCACCGATCGTGTTTGAAGGCAGCCATGACGAACAATCTTCATCCGCTCGACCGGCCCGTCTGGAATTCGCTGACCACGCGCCAGGCGCATCTTGCGCTCGGCGATACGCGTGCGCTGCGTTATGCGCCGGCGATCAACCTGTTCGGCGCCGCAGCCGATAACAGTCCGGCCAATCTGTTCGCGCTCGCCTGCCTGTTGCCGCCGGGCGGAACGCTTGGGCTGGTCGAGGCCGGCGACGTGGCGTTGCCGCCAGACAGCGCGATCCGGTCGCGCGCGACGATCAATCAGATGGTGCTGACCGAACTGAATGCGCCCGGATCGCAGATTGGGGGCGATCCGATCGACTTCGTCGCGCTGAGCGATGACGACGCACCGGAGATGCTCGCGCTGGCGACGCTGACCGCGCCGGGACCGTTCTTCGCCCAGACCAATCGGCTCGGTGATTTCATTGGCGTGAAGCAGGACGGGCGGCTCGTCGCGATGGCCGGCGAGCGGATGAAACCGACCGGCTTCACCGAGGTCAGCGCGGTATGCACCCATCCCGACCATCGCGGCCATGGCTACGCCCGCGTCCTGATGCAGATAGTGATCGAGCGCATTCTTGCGCGGAATGAAACGGCATTCCTGCACGTCTATCCTGGCAATGGTGCGATCCCGCTTTATGAAGCGCTGGGTTTCTCGTTGCGCGCGGCGATGACTTATACGGTGCTGGAGCGTAGCTGAATCGGAACAGTCAGATCGCGGTAATCAGGAATCGATCGCAACGATCCGCGCATCGCTTTCGAGTTGAAGCGCACGGTCGCGAACGATGACCGTCGCGCCGGCCGCCTGCATCGGCACATACATCGTGCCTTGCCGGGTCGCGAAGAGCGCGCCGCGCGCCTTGCTCTCGGCGTCGCGAAAGGCGAGCCACGCTTGCTGGGTCTGGCGCAGCGTCTGCGCCGCGGGCCGGGGCAGAGTACGCATCAATATCGCATAGGCGGCATTCATGCGGCGATCATAGGCGCGCGCCGCGTCCACTTCGCATTGGGTCTGGCCGGCGGTCGACGCGTTGGCGGCATCGTCGAGGCAGCGGGTCAGCGCGACAGCGGTCGCGTCCCCCTGAGGCGTCGCCGCCATGCCTGTCGATCCGATGCCGGCCAGCAGTATGATCGACGGCTTGATCATGTTCGCCATCCTCATCACCGGTCACGCTGGACCCGTGATTTCCGCACCGCGACAGCGCCACCGATCGTCACAGCCAGCCCGATCCCGATCAGGAACATCGCCAGCGTATTGCCGCCGATTTCACGACTATTGGCGGCGCTGATCGCCCGTGCCGCACTGTCCGCATCCGTCGCGGTCATTGCGGCGGCGAAGGCGGTGTCGCGGCATTTCTCCAGCATCCCCGGCTCCTGATCCGCGCCGCGATCCCTGACCTGCTCCTGGCACTGTGTCACCATCGCGGAATCCGCCTGGGGCGGGCCGCCGGTCAGGCTCAGGATCGCGCCGGCGGCGAGCAGCACCAGGCCGAGGATGACCAGCAGCAGCGGATATTTCTTCAGCACCATCGACTCCCGTCACACGACCGCTTTGTCGCCAGCAGCTTTAACGGGCGATCGATGGCCTTTGTTTCGCCGATCCGGAATAGAGCATGTCGTTCAGTGCGTAAGCGTCACCGCCCTCAACCATTTCCCTCGCGCGCCAGCGCCTTGAGCCGATACAACACCTCCAGCGCTTCGCGCGGGGTGAGAGCATCGACGTCGAGCGTTTCGACTTCGGCGCGGATCGCGTCGCTTTCCTCCTCCGCCGTCTCGACCATCGCGGCGAACAGGGGAAGGTCGTCGAGGCCGGCGGCAAGGCCACCGGTTTTCGCACGACCTGCCTCGAGTTTTGCGAGGACCGATTTCGCACGCGCGATGGTGATCGGCGGCAAGCCGGCGAGACGGGCGACGGCGAGGCCGTAGCTGCGGTCGGCAGGCCCTTCGGAAACCTCGTGCAGCAACACCAGCTCACCCTTCCATTCGCGGGCGCGGACATGGTGCAGGGTGAGTGCGTCGCAGCGTTCGGCGAGGCGGGTCAGTTCGTGATAATGCGTCGCGAACAGGCAGCGGCAGCGATTATCCTCATGGATCGCCTCGACCACAGCCCAGGCGATAGCGAGGCCGTCATAAGTGCTGGTGCCGCGCCCGACTTCATCGAGGATGACGAAGCTGCGCGGGGTCGCCTGTGCCAGGATCGCGGCGGTTTCGACCATCTCGACCATGAAGGTCGAGCGGCCGCGGGCGAGATTGTCCGACGCGCCGACCCGGCTGAACAGCCGATCGACCAGGCCAAGTGTTGCGGAAGAAGCGGGCACATAGCTGCCGGCTTGCGCCAGCACCGCGATCAGTGCGTTCTGGCGCAGGAAGGTCGATTTGCCGCCCATGTTCGGGCCGGTGACGAGCCACAGGCGCGAGTCCTCGGACAAGCGGCAGTCATTGGCGACGAAGCGTTCGCCGCGCTTGGCCAGCGCGTCCTCGACCACCGGATGGCGGCCGCCTTCGATCTCAAAACAGGCATGGTCGACCAGAGCCGGGCGAGTCCAGCCGCCTTCGCTGGCGCGTTCGGCAAGGCCGGCGGCGACGTCCAGCCGGGCAAGCGCATCGGCGGTTGCGGCGATTGGTTCGCGCCGGTCGAGTGCTGCTTGAGTCAGGTCTTCGAGATGCGCAGCCTCGGCGGCGAGCGCATGCGCACCCGCCTGAGTCACCTTGAGCGCGACCTCATGCAGTTCAGGCGCGTTGAAGCGCACCGCGCCGGCCATGGTCTGGCGGTGCGTGAAGCCGCTTTCGGGTTTCATCAAGGCGTCGGCGACACGCGCCGGCACTTCGATATGATAACCGAGCACGCCATTGTGGCGGATCTTCAATTGGGCGATGCCGGTACGCGAGCGATAATCGGCTTCCAGCGCGGCGATGGCGCGCCTGCCGCCGGCGCCGGCATCGCGCAGGTCGTCGAGCGCGGCGTCGTACCCCGGGGCGATATAACCGCCGTCCGAGGCATCGATCGGGGGCGAGGGGGCCAGCGCGCGGGTCAGCAGGTCGATCAGCGCGCTATGCCCGCGAAGCTGCGGCGCGAGCATGGCGAGCAACGCGGGCGGCTCGTCAACGCGGTCGAGCCGCTCGCCCAATCGCCCACTGAGACTCTGGGCGCCATTGAGCCCGTCGCGGAGCTGACCAAGATCGCGCGGTGAGCCGCGTCCCGCCGCGAGCCGGCCGAGCGCGCGGCCGATATCGGGCAGACTGCGCAGGGTGGCGCGGAGCTGTTCGCGCAGGCCTGAATCATCGGCGAGCGACTGGACGAGGTTGAGCCGGTCCTCGATGCCCGTACGGTCCATCAGCGGTGCGCCGATATCGGCGGCGAGCAGGCGCGCGCCGGCGCCGGTGACGGTGCGGTCGATCGCGTCGAGCAGGCTGCCCTTGCGTTGCCCGGTTGCGGTCTGAGTCAGTTCGAGACTTTCGCGCGTCGCGGCATCGATCGCCATCTGGCGCGCCGCCTGATGCAGGCGCGGCGGGCGCAAAAAGGGTAGCGACCCGCGCGCGGTATGGTCGAGATAGGCGACCAGTCCGCCCGCCGCAGCGAGGGCGGCGCGGCTGAACTGGCCGAAACCGTCGAGCGTCGCGACGCCGAACAGCTCCTTCAACCGCGCTTCACCGCGCGCGCTGTCGAACTCGGTTTTCGGGCGCAGCATCGTCGCCGCCTCGCCGAATGCGGTTGCGTCCGACGCGATCGTCTCGGCCGGATTGAGCCGGGCGAGTTGCGCGCCGAGGCCGGCCGCATCGGCCTCGATCAATTCGAAACGGCCGGTCGAGACGTCGGCGGCGGCGATCGCCACTGAGCCTTGCGCTTCGCCGATCGCGACGCACCAATTGGCGGTGCGCGCGTCGAGCAGCGCCTCTTCGGTCAGCGTACCGGCGGTGACGACGCGGACGATGGCGCGGCCGACCAATGTCTTGCCGCCGCGCTTCTTGGCTTCGGCCGGGCTTTCGGTCTGTTCGGCCAGGGCGACGCGGTGGCCGGCCTTGATCAGGCGCGCGAGATATCCTTCAGCCGAATGCGCGGGTACGCCGCACATCGGGATCGGCACGCCGTCATGCTCGCCACGCGCGGTGAGCGCGATGTCGAGACAGGCGGCGGCGATCTTCGCGTCTTCGAAGAACATTTCGAAGAAATCGCCCATGCGATAGAAAAGAAGGCAATCATCGGCCTCCGCTTTCAGCGCGAGATATTGCGCCATCATCGGAGTCGGGGCGGGGAGGTCTGGACGGGAATCTGGGTGGGGGCCATGGCCATTCGGTTAGCGGGAAATTCCCGGCTCGTCATGCCGGAGTTAGGCCCGCGCGACGCAATAAATAGAGCGTGGATTTTCATAGCAGGTGCGGACCGGCCTTATGCGCCCGCCGCCCGGCGGCAATCCTGTTTGCGACAATAAGAAAGAGCGCGCCGATATGGAGCCGGCAAGCGATGCCAGACCATATGCGGAGCCATGGTTGAATCATTGCACATGGCCGACCCGGGACCTGGAATAGCGAGATATGGGACACCGGTAACGTGCCGTTTCTCAGGCTGTTGCTTCAGGCGAAATCGTTATAATATCTATAAATATCAAATACTTAATCTTCAAACAGGCGAGATTGATGGTTGCCGGGATCTGACGAGATATAGGACATCGAGCGACCCTGAAATCGACCGGGCTTTCGCGCGCCAACGACATTTCGTGCGAGTTGCGATGTGGCTTTGGGGAGATGGTCAAGTCGCTGGCTGATCGACCGGCGCGCTGCTAAACGATCCGGCACAACATCCGGGACGCCCATCGCCATGGCGAGCTTCGCCGTCTTTTCCTATTCGCTGGCCGATCCGATCGGGTCCGATCCGCTGGTCGCAGCGATGGCGTGGTTGCAAGGAAGCTTGCTCGGCACAGTAGCGACGACAATCGCGGTCGTCGCGGTCGCGGTGATCGGGCTGATGATGCTGAGCGGACGGATCAACTGGCGCTATGGCGCAACGGTGATCACGGGGTGTTTCATCTTGTTCGGCGCAGGCACCATCGCCGCGGGAATCCGCTCAGCATCTGGCGGCGGCGGTAGCTATGAACCGGTCGTCGCAGCGCCTTATGTCGCTGCGCCGGTGCCGCCGCCGCCCGTCATTCGGGCGCCGCCACCAACCGCTTACGATCCTTATGCCGGGGCTGCACCGCGCAATATGTAGGTAAAGGAGCCGGGCTGGCCGAGAGGGTCGGGGCTATCGCGCCCGCCACCGTAATCGCTCACCACAGCCCCAGATCGACCATACTCGCATGGCCCGTGCTGCCGATGATCAGATGATCGATCACGGAGACCCCGACGGTCTTGGTCGCGGCGGCGACCGCGCGGGTCAGGTCGGTGTCGGAACGGCTTGGCGTGACATCGCCGGAGGGATGGTTGTGCACCAGGATCAGCCCGTTTGCGTCGAGTTCCAGCGCGCGCTTGACGATCGTGCGGATATGGACCTGGCATTGGTCGACCGTCCCGGTCCACATTTCCTCGTCGCGGATCAGCCGATGGCGCACGTCGAGGAAGAGCACGCGAAAATGCTCATCGCCGGCATAGGCCAGTTCGGCACGGAGATAATCGAGCACCGCCGTCATGTTAGGCATCAGCGGCCGTTGCCGCAGGTCGGTGCGCAGCGCG
This portion of the Sphingomonas sp. So64.6b genome encodes:
- the mutS gene encoding DNA mismatch repair protein MutS translates to MMAQYLALKAEADDCLLFYRMGDFFEMFFEDAKIAAACLDIALTARGEHDGVPIPMCGVPAHSAEGYLARLIKAGHRVALAEQTESPAEAKKRGGKTLVGRAIVRVVTAGTLTEEALLDARTANWCVAIGEAQGSVAIAAADVSTGRFELIEADAAGLGAQLARLNPAETIASDATAFGEAATMLRPKTEFDSARGEARLKELFGVATLDGFGQFSRAALAAAGGLVAYLDHTARGSLPFLRPPRLHQAARQMAIDAATRESLELTQTATGQRKGSLLDAIDRTVTGAGARLLAADIGAPLMDRTGIEDRLNLVQSLADDSGLREQLRATLRSLPDIGRALGRLAAGRGSPRDLGQLRDGLNGAQSLSGRLGERLDRVDEPPALLAMLAPQLRGHSALIDLLTRALAPSPPIDASDGGYIAPGYDAALDDLRDAGAGGRRAIAALEADYRSRTGIAQLKIRHNGVLGYHIEVPARVADALMKPESGFTHRQTMAGAVRFNAPELHEVALKVTQAGAHALAAEAAHLEDLTQAALDRREPIAATADALARLDVAAGLAERASEGGWTRPALVDHACFEIEGGRHPVVEDALAKRGERFVANDCRLSEDSRLWLVTGPNMGGKSTFLRQNALIAVLAQAGSYVPASSATLGLVDRLFSRVGASDNLARGRSTFMVEMVETAAILAQATPRSFVILDEVGRGTSTYDGLAIAWAVVEAIHEDNRCRCLFATHYHELTRLAERCDALTLHHVRAREWKGELVLLHEVSEGPADRSYGLAVARLAGLPPITIARAKSVLAKLEAGRAKTGGLAAGLDDLPLFAAMVETAEEESDAIRAEVETLDVDALTPREALEVLYRLKALAREGNG
- a CDS encoding GNAT family N-acetyltransferase translates to MTNNLHPLDRPVWNSLTTRQAHLALGDTRALRYAPAINLFGAAADNSPANLFALACLLPPGGTLGLVEAGDVALPPDSAIRSRATINQMVLTELNAPGSQIGGDPIDFVALSDDDAPEMLALATLTAPGPFFAQTNRLGDFIGVKQDGRLVAMAGERMKPTGFTEVSAVCTHPDHRGHGYARVLMQIVIERILARNETAFLHVYPGNGAIPLYEALGFSLRAAMTYTVLERS
- a CDS encoding lysozyme inhibitor LprI family protein, whose amino-acid sequence is MIKPSIILLAGIGSTGMAATPQGDATAVALTRCLDDAANASTAGQTQCEVDAARAYDRRMNAAYAILMRTLPRPAAQTLRQTQQAWLAFRDAESKARGALFATRQGTMYVPMQAAGATVIVRDRALQLESDARIVAIDS
- the radC gene encoding DNA repair protein RadC — its product is MPADPPPGPAVSATAAALIAEFGSFPGVLAATRRAQMRATGGDTRAVSLIAAFRQAMRHALRTDLRQRPLMPNMTAVLDYLRAELAYAGDEHFRVLFLDVRHRLIRDEEMWTGTVDQCQVHIRTIVKRALELDANGLILVHNHPSGDVTPSRSDTDLTRAVAAATKTVGVSVIDHLIIGSTGHASMVDLGLW